One part of the Oceanihabitans sp. IOP_32 genome encodes these proteins:
- a CDS encoding THUMP-like domain-containing protein — MNHSIINTEIQNFINENLDSNVSKLILKGTTFALVDTKAIIEQIEAKRRCQKKLPTWFNTKNIYYPNKLNIEQTSSEITAHYKSTLIKGTSIIDLTGGFGVDCFYFSKLFKAVEHCEINPTLSKIVAHNYEQLGVKNIKTQQSDGIEYLKSSNRLYDWIYVDPSRRHDSKGKVFYLNDCLPNIPEHLDLLFKHSENILIKTSPLLDLTVGIKELKQVKTIHVVAVNNEVKELLWILKRDSSEDISIKTVNIRKDKSTHFDFLIDEESRIQSNYNKPLAYLYEPNSAILKAGGFDTISNKLHVFKLHQHSHLYTSETLLEFPGRGFKIENVLPFNKKIFKKEGITKANITTRNFPETVQNIRKKLHIKDGGNLYLFFTTDVENNKIVIVCTKTN, encoded by the coding sequence TTGAATCATTCTATTATAAATACTGAAATTCAAAATTTTATAAATGAAAATTTAGACAGTAATGTTTCTAAACTCATTTTAAAAGGAACCACATTCGCTTTAGTTGATACCAAAGCAATCATTGAACAAATTGAAGCCAAACGGCGTTGCCAAAAGAAACTGCCTACTTGGTTTAATACTAAAAATATTTACTACCCGAATAAATTAAATATCGAGCAAACCTCTTCAGAAATTACAGCGCATTACAAATCTACTTTAATTAAGGGCACATCTATTATAGATTTAACAGGCGGTTTTGGTGTAGATTGTTTCTACTTTTCTAAACTTTTTAAAGCCGTTGAACACTGTGAAATAAACCCAACACTCTCTAAAATTGTAGCTCATAATTACGAGCAATTAGGGGTTAAAAATATAAAGACACAACAAAGCGATGGCATTGAATATTTAAAATCTAGTAACAGATTATATGATTGGATTTATGTAGATCCTTCAAGGCGTCACGATAGCAAAGGCAAGGTGTTTTATTTAAACGACTGTTTACCTAATATTCCCGAGCATTTGGATTTGCTATTTAAACATTCAGAGAATATACTAATTAAAACCTCGCCATTACTAGATTTAACGGTAGGTATTAAGGAGTTAAAACAGGTAAAAACCATTCATGTGGTGGCTGTAAATAACGAGGTAAAAGAATTGCTGTGGATTTTAAAACGGGATTCTTCCGAAGATATTTCAATAAAAACGGTGAATATTAGAAAAGATAAAAGCACTCATTTTGATTTTTTAATAGATGAAGAAAGCCGTATTCAATCAAATTACAACAAACCGCTCGCCTATTTGTACGAACCCAATAGTGCCATTTTAAAGGCTGGCGGCTTTGATACCATTTCAAATAAACTGCATGTTTTTAAACTGCATCAACACTCGCATTTATACACGAGTGAAACCCTTTTAGAGTTTCCTGGCAGAGGCTTTAAAATTGAAAACGTATTACCCTTCAATAAAAAAATCTTTAAAAAAGAAGGAATTACAAAAGCCAATATTACTACCAGAAATTTCCCTGAAACGGTACAAAATATTAGAAAAAAACTCCATATTAAAGATGGTGGGAATTTATACTTGTTTTTTACCACCGATGTTGAAAATAACAAGATTGTAATTGTTTGTACTAAAACAAATTGA
- a CDS encoding AI-2E family transporter, producing MTSNSISHGILKAIAIVVGIALLLYFLYQIQSVIVYIAIAAVISLIGRPIVLFLQHKLKFKNTLAVIVTMVVLIGLFLGLASLFVPLIIKQGQNLSLLDIELLKTKIETLYTQITSYFQLNRIDLELFIKNYNPLSQIDYSIIPNFLNVVVSGLGNFSIGLFSVLFISFFFLKDSKLFENGILTFIPENKESRWKQSTMKIKNLLSRYFVGLIFQILILFIIYTIGLLIIGVENAVVIAFLCALLNLVPYVGPLIGGVLMVTLTMTSNLTESFSEVTLPKAFWVLIVFLIGQLVDNFASQPIIFSKSVKSHPLEIFLVILITGILFGVVGLIIAIPAYTALKVILKTFLSENKIVKNLTKGL from the coding sequence ATGACTTCCAACTCCATATCACATGGTATCTTAAAAGCAATAGCTATTGTAGTGGGTATTGCGTTGCTATTGTATTTTTTGTATCAAATACAATCTGTAATCGTTTATATCGCAATTGCCGCCGTAATCTCGTTAATTGGCAGACCCATTGTGCTTTTTTTACAACACAAGCTAAAATTTAAAAACACTCTGGCTGTTATAGTAACAATGGTTGTTTTAATTGGATTGTTTTTAGGACTGGCAAGCTTATTTGTACCTTTAATTATTAAGCAAGGACAAAATTTATCGCTTTTAGATATAGAATTACTAAAAACTAAAATTGAAACTTTATACACCCAAATAACCTCTTATTTTCAGCTAAACAGAATAGATTTAGAGCTATTTATCAAAAATTATAATCCCTTATCTCAAATTGACTATTCAATAATACCTAATTTTTTAAATGTTGTTGTAAGTGGATTAGGAAATTTTAGTATTGGTTTATTTTCTGTTTTATTTATTTCTTTTTTCTTTTTAAAAGACAGTAAATTGTTTGAAAATGGCATACTTACATTTATTCCAGAAAACAAAGAGTCGCGCTGGAAACAATCTACCATGAAAATAAAGAACCTCCTGTCGCGATATTTTGTCGGACTCATTTTTCAAATATTAATTCTATTCATCATTTACACTATTGGACTACTCATTATTGGTGTAGAAAATGCCGTGGTTATCGCCTTTTTATGTGCCTTATTAAATTTAGTGCCTTATGTAGGGCCCTTAATTGGTGGAGTTTTAATGGTAACTTTAACGATGACAAGCAACCTCACAGAATCTTTTAGCGAGGTTACATTACCTAAGGCTTTCTGGGTACTAATTGTATTTTTAATCGGTCAATTGGTCGATAATTTTGCCAGTCAACCCATTATATTCTCTAAAAGTGTAAAATCGCATCCGTTAGAAATATTTTTAGTAATTCTAATAACGGGTATTCTTTTTGGAGTTGTGGGTTTAATTATTGCAATTCCCGCTTATACCGCTTTAAAAGTAATTTTAAAGACTTTTTTATCTGAAAACAAAATAGTTAAAAATCTTACTAAAGGCTTATAA
- a CDS encoding TrmH family RNA methyltransferase gives MVSNNVSNAPNIGSLFRIADAFGVEKLILCGEHIPMGRKMKKTSRSTEKAVNFELAESALKIVEDLKNENYQIIALEITQTSTPVHKFKFSKEQPIALVIGDENFGVSDAILKQSDATIHIDMFGQNSSMNVVQATNIVLYEMTKQIG, from the coding sequence TTGGTTAGTAATAATGTTTCCAACGCACCAAACATTGGGAGTTTATTTAGAATAGCCGATGCTTTTGGTGTTGAAAAGCTCATACTTTGTGGTGAGCATATCCCTATGGGTCGTAAAATGAAAAAAACCTCAAGATCTACCGAAAAGGCAGTGAATTTTGAGCTTGCGGAGTCGGCTTTAAAAATTGTTGAAGACTTAAAAAACGAAAACTATCAAATTATTGCTTTAGAAATAACTCAAACGAGTACCCCCGTTCACAAATTTAAATTTTCAAAAGAACAACCAATCGCTTTAGTTATTGGCGACGAGAATTTTGGCGTATCTGATGCTATTTTAAAACAATCGGATGCCACAATTCATATTGATATGTTTGGACAAAATAGCAGTATGAACGTGGTACAAGCCACCAATATTGTACTTTACGAAATGACCAAGCAGATTGGTTAA
- a CDS encoding DUF4159 domain-containing protein, giving the protein MKKALLFSVFTFSLFILNAQDLAILKYKGGGDWYSNPTALPNLIAFCNANINTKINKKPETVEVGSTDIFQYPLLHMTGHGHVFFSETDVENLRNYLISGGFLHIDDNYGMQPYITKELKKVFPNQDLVELPVTHTLFNTAYKFPKGLPKIHEHDGKRPQAFGLFHKARLVVLFTYESDLGDGWEDAQIHNNSAEVREKALKMGANIVKYAFEN; this is encoded by the coding sequence ATGAAAAAAGCGCTATTATTTTCAGTTTTTACTTTTTCACTTTTTATTTTAAATGCTCAAGATTTAGCTATTTTAAAATACAAAGGTGGTGGCGATTGGTATAGCAACCCAACGGCATTACCAAATTTAATTGCTTTTTGTAATGCCAACATAAACACTAAAATTAATAAGAAACCAGAGACTGTAGAGGTGGGTAGCACAGATATTTTTCAATATCCGTTACTGCACATGACAGGACATGGACATGTATTTTTTAGCGAAACTGATGTCGAAAATTTACGTAATTACCTTATTTCTGGAGGTTTTTTACATATTGACGATAATTATGGCATGCAACCTTATATTACCAAAGAATTAAAAAAAGTGTTCCCCAATCAAGATTTAGTGGAGTTACCCGTAACACATACCCTATTTAATACTGCCTATAAATTCCCGAAGGGCTTACCTAAAATTCATGAACATGATGGTAAGCGTCCGCAAGCCTTCGGCCTTTTTCATAAGGCTAGGCTGGTTGTACTGTTTACCTATGAAAGTGATTTAGGCGACGGTTGGGAAGATGCCCAAATACACAACAACTCTGCCGAAGTAAGAGAAAAGGCACTGAAAATGGGTGCCAATATTGTTAAGTATGCTTTTGAGAATTAA
- a CDS encoding 16S rRNA (uracil(1498)-N(3))-methyltransferase codes for MQLFYNPDLTEHTTEFTFSREESKHIVKVLRKNVADVLHITNGNGWLFNAEITIANTNKCHATVTAKTKQKKRHYHLHLAVAPTKMNDRYEWFLEKATEIGIDSITPIICKHSERKVIKPERYQKVLQAAMKQSLSCYLPQLNEAIAFKDFIKQDFKSDLFIAHCEENDRKSLKQELKPNTDITILIGPEGDFSVKEIEIARAHNFIPVTLGDTRLRTETAAIVSCHAVAFINE; via the coding sequence ATGCAACTTTTTTATAATCCAGACCTTACAGAACATACCACAGAATTTACGTTTAGCAGAGAGGAAAGCAAACATATTGTAAAAGTGCTACGTAAAAATGTTGCTGATGTTTTACATATTACAAATGGCAACGGCTGGCTCTTTAATGCTGAAATTACCATCGCCAATACAAATAAATGTCACGCTACAGTAACTGCTAAAACTAAACAAAAAAAGAGACATTACCACTTACATTTAGCGGTTGCCCCTACAAAAATGAACGACCGCTACGAGTGGTTTCTAGAAAAAGCTACAGAAATAGGTATCGATAGTATTACCCCTATTATTTGCAAACACAGCGAACGAAAAGTGATAAAACCAGAACGCTATCAAAAAGTTTTACAAGCGGCCATGAAACAATCTTTAAGTTGTTATTTACCCCAACTAAATGAGGCTATCGCCTTTAAAGATTTTATAAAACAAGATTTTAAATCCGATTTATTTATTGCGCATTGCGAAGAAAACGATAGAAAATCACTAAAACAGGAATTAAAACCAAATACAGACATTACCATTTTAATAGGACCAGAAGGTGATTTTTCTGTTAAAGAAATAGAAATCGCACGTGCTCATAATTTTATTCCAGTAACTTTGGGAGACACTAGATTACGCACCGAAACCGCAGCGATTGTTTCCTGCCACGCCGTTGCCTTTATAAATGAATAA
- the tsaD gene encoding tRNA (adenosine(37)-N6)-threonylcarbamoyltransferase complex transferase subunit TsaD produces the protein MSSQNIYILGIESSCDDTAASVIHNGKILSNVVANQKIHEAYGGVVPELASRAHQQNIVPVVDQALKKAKITKEQLSAVAFTRGPGLMGSLLVGTSFAKSLAYGLNIPLIDVNHMQAHILAHFIDEEGFKKPPLPFLAMTISGGHTQIVKVESHFNMKVIGETIDDAVGEAFDKSGKILGLGYPAGPEIDKRAKLGNPKAFSFTKPKVEGLNFSFSGLKTAILYFIQREVKANPNFIRENLNDICASIQYTIIGILIDKLKLASKQTGIKHIAIGGGVSANSGIRQALKDGEQKFGWTTYVPKFEFTTDNAAMIAIVGYLKYLENNFAEQDVMASARLKI, from the coding sequence ATGTCTTCACAAAATATTTACATTTTAGGAATTGAGTCTTCTTGTGACGATACAGCGGCTTCAGTTATACACAATGGCAAGATTTTAAGCAACGTTGTGGCCAACCAAAAAATACATGAAGCCTATGGCGGTGTTGTGCCAGAACTGGCCTCTCGTGCCCACCAACAAAATATAGTGCCTGTGGTAGATCAAGCTCTAAAAAAAGCAAAAATCACTAAAGAACAGCTTAGTGCCGTTGCTTTTACACGCGGACCTGGTTTAATGGGTTCGCTTTTGGTAGGAACATCGTTCGCAAAATCTTTGGCCTATGGTTTAAACATTCCGCTAATTGATGTAAACCACATGCAAGCACATATTTTGGCGCATTTTATAGACGAAGAGGGGTTTAAAAAACCACCCCTCCCTTTTTTAGCGATGACTATCTCTGGCGGCCATACTCAAATTGTGAAGGTAGAAAGCCATTTTAATATGAAGGTAATTGGCGAAACTATTGACGATGCCGTTGGCGAAGCCTTTGATAAAAGCGGGAAAATTTTAGGTTTAGGCTATCCTGCTGGACCAGAAATCGATAAACGCGCAAAACTGGGTAACCCCAAAGCCTTCTCCTTTACCAAACCAAAAGTTGAAGGTTTAAATTTTAGCTTCTCGGGTCTAAAAACAGCAATTTTATACTTTATACAACGCGAAGTAAAAGCTAACCCTAATTTTATTCGTGAAAACCTAAACGATATTTGCGCCTCTATTCAATACACGATTATTGGTATTTTAATTGATAAACTAAAATTGGCCAGTAAACAAACAGGGATAAAGCATATTGCTATTGGTGGTGGTGTTTCGGCAAATTCTGGAATTCGACAAGCTTTAAAAGATGGCGAACAGAAATTTGGATGGACTACCTATGTCCCGAAATTTGAATTCACTACCGATAATGCCGCCATGATTGCTATTGTTGGGTATTTAAAATATTTAGAAAACAATTTTGCAGAACAAGATGTTATGGCTTCGGCACGATTGAAGATTTAA